A stretch of Opitutus sp. ER46 DNA encodes these proteins:
- a CDS encoding insulinase family protein produces the protein MPSRAATLLALVLVLFVFPVSGAEPSAPVSPWRPVQSDLPPDPLLIDGVLPNGVRYLLLPNAEPKDQISLRFVVGVGSRQENDDERGLAHFVEHMAFRGTRDYPNGKMTAALQRLGIALGPDSTAFTTFDYTIYHLELPDAREATIRAGLHAFREYADGVTFDQAQIEQERGVVLAEMALRDTPDDRASFFNTRLLWPNSREVKRKVIGDARQIRTFTREQFVAFYDAWYRPERMAVIAVGAIDAAQLRDLIAAEFGSLRARAAARPEPGPNDLAWIKNVGVHRDPGTVGMALCLEKPLPRPPGPDTHSRRVAKLHRDLGMAMLQLRLRQFASTGKVALAVPSAYVSEGLRDWEVACVSAGGRMAEWRQVACELEQEHRRAVAYGFTTAEMEEARAMFITGLEEHVRSAPTRPSPWLCQQLLGTLLNGAVFTTPAERQRDLAPALKAVQAEDCLRALRAVWLQGGASVFVSANSEFTVTDQEVAAAMNASREQPVLPPTEGAIPEFAYRDFGPAGRLVRDEHLADLDVRLAAFANGVRLNFKTTAFDADTVEVRVRVGDGKQSQLLSRPALALQADLGFAAGGLGRHTEQELARILRSHALQVSFHVQPDACVFTARCARRELELTLRVIAAYMTDAAFSPNIQRQVQTQIGTVYGSLAASPGGPFAIAAMREIFSGDPRFSTPTFEETSGTDVGELRAWLEPQLTSGPVELSIVGDVSWEDARQAVSLTLGALPNRPDVTTRTADVPLSLAPVPDGIRTYPISPELKQVAVAWYWPMPVVASVEEERRCHFLAALLAERLRVRLRDELGATYAPSVSFDRILGFSNANFFVFYAEIAPAKMNAVLRLLEQETASLARKGPTADEFERTRLPYLRAMADDLRTNAYWGATVLSDPQQRPLRLSAARNRTADIAAITRAEIAALARRCLSPKLAFKFATLPSAVGPAGPAPATH, from the coding sequence ATGCCGTCTCGCGCCGCGACCCTCCTCGCCCTGGTCCTCGTCCTCTTCGTTTTCCCGGTTTCCGGCGCGGAGCCGAGCGCGCCCGTTTCGCCATGGCGCCCGGTGCAGAGCGACCTGCCCCCTGATCCGCTCCTCATCGATGGCGTCCTGCCGAACGGCGTCCGCTACCTGCTGCTGCCCAACGCCGAGCCCAAGGACCAGATTTCGCTGCGTTTCGTCGTGGGCGTCGGGTCGCGCCAGGAAAACGACGACGAACGCGGGCTCGCGCACTTCGTCGAACATATGGCCTTCCGCGGCACCCGCGATTACCCCAACGGGAAAATGACGGCGGCGCTGCAGCGGCTCGGGATCGCGCTGGGGCCCGACAGCACCGCCTTCACGACGTTCGACTACACGATCTACCACCTCGAACTTCCCGATGCCCGGGAGGCGACGATCCGCGCTGGCCTGCACGCCTTCCGGGAATACGCCGACGGCGTGACCTTCGACCAGGCGCAGATCGAGCAGGAGCGCGGGGTGGTGCTCGCGGAGATGGCGTTGCGCGACACGCCGGACGATCGCGCGTCCTTTTTCAACACCCGGCTGCTGTGGCCGAATTCGCGCGAGGTGAAGCGCAAGGTCATCGGCGATGCCCGCCAAATTCGCACCTTCACGCGCGAGCAGTTCGTCGCGTTCTACGATGCCTGGTACCGCCCCGAACGCATGGCGGTGATCGCCGTCGGCGCCATCGACGCCGCGCAGCTGCGCGACCTGATCGCCGCCGAGTTTGGCTCCTTGCGCGCCCGCGCGGCGGCGCGGCCCGAACCGGGCCCCAACGACCTTGCCTGGATTAAGAACGTGGGCGTGCACCGCGATCCGGGCACCGTCGGGATGGCGCTCTGCCTCGAGAAGCCCTTGCCGCGGCCGCCCGGGCCCGACACCCACTCGCGCCGTGTGGCGAAGCTGCATCGCGACCTGGGGATGGCGATGCTCCAGCTGCGCCTGCGCCAATTCGCCAGCACCGGCAAGGTCGCGCTCGCCGTGCCCTCGGCCTACGTGTCGGAGGGGCTCCGCGACTGGGAGGTGGCGTGCGTTTCCGCCGGCGGCCGCATGGCCGAGTGGCGCCAGGTGGCCTGCGAACTCGAACAGGAGCACCGGCGGGCGGTGGCGTATGGCTTCACCACCGCCGAGATGGAGGAGGCACGCGCGATGTTCATCACCGGCCTGGAGGAACACGTCCGCTCCGCACCCACCCGACCGTCGCCGTGGCTCTGCCAGCAACTCCTCGGCACCCTGCTAAACGGCGCGGTTTTCACCACGCCGGCGGAACGCCAGCGCGATCTCGCACCCGCGCTCAAAGCCGTCCAGGCGGAAGACTGCCTGCGCGCACTCCGCGCAGTATGGCTCCAGGGCGGGGCCTCCGTGTTCGTGTCGGCCAACTCCGAGTTCACGGTCACGGACCAGGAGGTGGCCGCTGCCATGAACGCCAGCCGTGAGCAGCCGGTGCTTCCGCCCACCGAGGGAGCCATTCCGGAATTTGCCTACCGCGACTTCGGCCCCGCCGGCAGATTGGTGCGCGACGAGCACCTGGCCGACCTCGATGTGCGCCTGGCCGCGTTCGCCAACGGCGTTCGCCTCAACTTCAAGACCACGGCCTTCGATGCCGACACGGTCGAGGTGCGCGTGCGGGTGGGCGACGGCAAGCAGTCCCAACTCCTTTCGCGGCCCGCGCTCGCGCTCCAGGCGGACCTTGGCTTCGCCGCCGGCGGTCTCGGCCGGCACACGGAGCAGGAGCTGGCCCGGATTCTGCGCAGCCACGCCTTGCAGGTGAGCTTCCACGTGCAGCCCGACGCCTGTGTGTTCACCGCCCGCTGCGCGCGCCGCGAGCTGGAGCTCACGTTGCGCGTCATCGCCGCCTACATGACCGACGCGGCCTTCAGTCCGAACATCCAACGGCAGGTGCAGACCCAGATCGGCACAGTCTACGGATCACTCGCCGCCTCCCCGGGCGGGCCCTTCGCCATCGCCGCAATGCGCGAGATCTTCAGCGGCGATCCGCGCTTCAGCACCCCCACGTTCGAGGAGACTTCAGGCACCGACGTGGGCGAACTGCGCGCGTGGCTCGAACCGCAGCTCACCTCCGGCCCCGTCGAGCTGAGCATCGTGGGCGACGTGAGCTGGGAGGATGCGCGGCAGGCGGTGAGCCTCACCCTCGGCGCCCTGCCCAACCGGCCAGACGTCACCACCCGCACCGCCGATGTGCCGCTCTCCTTGGCGCCGGTGCCCGACGGCATTCGGACCTACCCCATCAGCCCCGAACTGAAGCAGGTGGCGGTGGCCTGGTACTGGCCGATGCCCGTGGTCGCGAGCGTCGAGGAGGAGCGGCGCTGCCATTTTCTCGCGGCGCTCCTCGCCGAGCGGCTGCGCGTGCGCCTGCGGGACGAACTCGGCGCCACCTACGCGCCGTCCGTGAGCTTTGACCGTATCCTGGGGTTCTCCAACGCCAACTTCTTCGTGTTCTACGCCGAGATTGCGCCGGCCAAGATGAACGCCGTGCTGCGCCTCCTGGAACAGGAGACGGCGAGTCTCGCCCGCAAGGGTCCGACCGCGGACGAATTCGAGCGCACCCGCCTGCCGTACCTCCGGGCGATGGCCGACGACCTTCGGACCAACGCCTACTGGGGCGCCACCGTCCTGAGCGACCCGCAGCAGCGTCCGCTCCGCCTAAGCGCGGCGCGCAACCGCACCGCCGACATCGCCGCGATCACGCGGGCCGAGATCGCCGCCCTCGCACGTCGCTGTCTGAGCCCCAAGCTCGCGTTCAAGTTCGCCACTCTGCCCTCCGCCGTCGGTCCAGCCGGCCCGGCGCCGGCGACGCACTGA
- a CDS encoding ATPase domain-containing protein, with protein sequence MNAPPSSIVTPVLEDERCPTGVAGLDEILHGGLPRNCFYLVQGDPGSGKTTLALQFLLEGVRRGEAGFYITLSETKRELTKVAASHGWSLEGVPLLEMSAIEGLLRADAQTTVFGPSEVELGQVSALLLGELHRLKPVRVVFDSLSEFRLIAETPLRYRRQLLTLKQEFAAAGSTVLLLDDKMETEGIGADPHVLSLTHGVIDMEQLSPDYGASRRRLRVRKLRGVKFREGYHDYTIARGGVRVFPRLSPAEFRIDHRPEPLSSGIPELDAMLGGGLDRGTTTLVLGAAGTGKSTAAMQYVVTRAEAGERGLIFTFDETRGVLLNRARALGLNFAEQLEQGRIDVQQVDPAELSPGEFAMRVREGVEAGAQVVVIDSLNGYLNAMPGERFLNNQLHELCSYLNQKQVLTILILAQQGLVAAADTPVDVSYLADTVLTLRYFEVAGSVKQAIAVVKKRSGRHEKTIREFKLESGRGVRVGAPLTEFQGILGGVPVFRGSPELILPRPDERNEP encoded by the coding sequence ATGAACGCTCCGCCTTCCTCCATTGTAACTCCCGTCCTCGAGGACGAGCGCTGCCCCACCGGCGTCGCCGGGCTCGACGAAATCCTGCACGGAGGACTTCCGCGCAACTGCTTCTACCTGGTTCAGGGCGACCCTGGCTCGGGCAAAACCACCCTGGCGTTGCAGTTCCTGCTGGAAGGGGTGCGGCGCGGTGAAGCGGGCTTCTACATCACCCTCTCCGAAACGAAGCGGGAGCTGACGAAGGTCGCGGCGTCGCACGGCTGGTCGCTCGAGGGTGTGCCGCTGCTGGAGATGTCCGCCATCGAGGGCCTGTTGCGCGCCGATGCGCAGACCACGGTGTTTGGGCCCTCGGAAGTCGAGTTGGGCCAGGTGTCGGCGCTGCTGCTGGGCGAGCTGCACCGGCTGAAGCCGGTGCGCGTGGTCTTCGATTCGCTCTCGGAATTCCGCCTGATCGCGGAGACGCCGCTGCGCTACCGCCGGCAACTGCTGACGCTGAAGCAGGAGTTTGCGGCCGCCGGCAGCACCGTGTTGCTGCTGGACGACAAGATGGAAACGGAAGGCATCGGGGCCGACCCGCACGTCCTGAGCCTGACCCACGGCGTGATCGACATGGAGCAGTTGTCGCCGGACTACGGCGCATCGCGGCGGCGCCTGCGCGTGCGGAAGCTGCGGGGCGTGAAGTTCCGCGAGGGCTACCACGACTACACGATCGCGCGGGGCGGGGTACGGGTCTTCCCCCGGCTTTCTCCGGCGGAGTTTCGCATTGATCACCGGCCGGAACCGCTCTCGAGCGGCATTCCGGAACTCGACGCCATGCTGGGAGGGGGGCTCGATCGCGGCACCACCACGCTGGTGCTCGGTGCAGCGGGGACCGGCAAGTCGACGGCGGCGATGCAGTACGTGGTGACGCGAGCGGAGGCGGGTGAGCGCGGGCTGATCTTCACCTTTGATGAGACGCGCGGCGTGCTGCTGAACCGCGCGCGCGCGCTGGGGCTCAACTTCGCCGAACAGCTGGAGCAGGGACGCATCGACGTCCAGCAGGTGGATCCCGCCGAGCTTTCACCCGGCGAGTTCGCGATGCGGGTGCGGGAGGGCGTCGAGGCCGGGGCGCAGGTGGTCGTGATCGACAGCCTGAACGGCTACCTCAACGCGATGCCGGGCGAGCGCTTCCTGAACAACCAGCTCCACGAGCTGTGTTCGTACCTGAACCAGAAGCAGGTGCTGACGATCCTGATCCTGGCGCAGCAGGGTCTGGTGGCGGCGGCGGACACGCCGGTGGACGTCAGCTACCTGGCGGACACGGTGTTGACGCTGCGCTATTTCGAGGTCGCGGGGAGCGTGAAGCAGGCGATCGCGGTGGTGAAAAAACGCAGCGGCCGGCACGAGAAAACGATCCGCGAATTCAAGCTCGAGTCCGGGCGCGGGGTGCGGGTTGGCGCGCCCTTGACTGAATTCCAGGGTATCCTGGGCGGCGTGCCGGTCTTCCGCGGCTCGCCGGAGCTGATCCTGCCGCGGCCTGATGAGCGAAACGAACCTTGA
- a CDS encoding PAS domain-containing protein → MSETNLESRVIVFAPVANDANAMAGMLRQNGVSAVIAGSAPQCRTLMEGGAGALLLTEEALRELRAERTMELLRRQPPWSELPLLILTSGRAARLADLLESTAAAAGSITLLQRPVASALLLRSVRVALSARARQYQVRQLLADQAARQQELETAKTTLERELQRRREAEAALGKWAEQDSEPERFPRWVRYAGAAAALIFAVAVRQAFQAEVQNRLPFVTLFGTVAITVWFAGFWPAVGVALLGYVGCAWLFVPHAELLTATDVYAFVLYAVGIALILAIGLAMRRAHAQARANARMAIERQRHAERALAERDRAEARARELDERLRVAVKNSRFVLAQCDADLRYRWIHNPHPDFPQAIGRRDDELDRGRGALELMALKRRVLDFGQGATGDITIEGPTEARSYAVVAEPLRDAAGRVVGVTTAALDVTDRKRAEDALRESEARARAQAVELEAVYESSPLGLSVLDTDLRFRRINRRLAELNGRSVAEHIGRRVEEIVPGVAEQAAAALRQVLATGQAVRVELRGATPSVPGEERIWDEHWAPLRNDKGEIVGCVVVVEEVTARRRYEEAVRESEERFRAMADNVPQLVWMARPDGRVFWFNRRWYEFTGATPEEMGREEQLDALMHPQHRDRVRHGFMAAVAQDRPWEETHPILGKDGRYRWFLSRAVPIKDADGRTTLWFGTNTEITVLRETQDALREAQRQVRQYAAGLEQTVAERTARLQETVQELEAFSYSIAHDMRAPLRSMIGYADILNEEHGGNLDDTARDYLRRITVSARRLDRLIQDVLNYSRIVREELPLEPVDAGQLVREVVEGYPNLAAARAAIAIDPGLPAVLGNRAALGQVYSNLLDNALKFVPPGVTPAVRVYAEPGAAPRADGRGEWVRLCVEGNGIGVDPKVRARMFQMFQRFTRAGLYEGNGMGLAIARKAVDRMGGVIGVEPAAERGTRFWFILPMAPATPAAEWE, encoded by the coding sequence ATGAGCGAAACGAACCTTGAGAGCCGGGTCATCGTCTTCGCGCCGGTGGCGAACGACGCGAACGCGATGGCGGGAATGCTCCGCCAGAATGGCGTGAGCGCGGTCATCGCGGGCAGCGCCCCGCAATGTCGCACGCTGATGGAAGGCGGCGCGGGCGCGCTGCTCCTGACGGAGGAGGCGCTGCGGGAGTTGCGGGCGGAGCGCACGATGGAGCTCCTGCGGCGGCAGCCACCCTGGTCCGAACTGCCGCTGCTGATCCTCACCTCCGGCCGCGCGGCGCGATTGGCGGACCTGCTGGAGTCCACGGCGGCGGCGGCCGGCAGCATCACCCTGCTGCAACGGCCGGTCGCCTCGGCGCTGCTGCTACGCTCCGTGCGCGTGGCGTTGAGCGCGCGGGCGCGGCAATACCAGGTGAGGCAGCTGCTGGCCGACCAGGCGGCGCGGCAGCAGGAACTCGAGACGGCGAAGACGACGCTCGAGCGGGAACTGCAGCGGCGACGCGAGGCCGAGGCCGCGCTGGGAAAATGGGCGGAGCAGGACAGCGAACCGGAGCGATTCCCGAGGTGGGTTCGCTATGCCGGCGCCGCCGCGGCCCTGATCTTTGCGGTGGCGGTGCGGCAGGCGTTTCAGGCGGAGGTGCAGAACCGGCTCCCGTTCGTGACCCTCTTCGGGACGGTCGCGATCACGGTCTGGTTTGCCGGCTTCTGGCCCGCCGTCGGCGTTGCGCTGCTCGGGTACGTGGGGTGCGCATGGCTGTTCGTGCCGCATGCGGAGCTGCTGACCGCGACGGACGTCTACGCGTTCGTGCTCTATGCGGTCGGCATCGCGCTGATCCTGGCGATCGGGTTGGCGATGCGGCGCGCGCACGCGCAGGCGCGGGCGAACGCCCGCATGGCGATCGAGCGCCAGCGGCACGCGGAACGCGCGCTCGCGGAGCGCGATCGCGCCGAGGCGCGGGCTCGGGAGCTCGACGAGCGGCTGCGCGTCGCGGTGAAAAATTCGCGCTTCGTGCTGGCCCAGTGTGACGCCGACCTGCGCTACCGCTGGATTCACAACCCGCACCCGGATTTTCCGCAGGCCATCGGCCGCCGGGATGACGAACTGGATCGCGGCCGCGGCGCGCTCGAGTTGATGGCGCTCAAGCGCCGGGTCCTTGACTTCGGCCAGGGCGCAACGGGCGACATCACGATCGAGGGGCCGACCGAGGCGCGCAGCTATGCGGTGGTGGCCGAACCCTTGCGCGACGCCGCAGGGCGGGTGGTGGGCGTCACCACGGCGGCGCTCGACGTGACGGACCGCAAACGCGCGGAGGACGCGCTGCGCGAGAGCGAAGCGCGGGCCCGGGCGCAGGCGGTGGAGCTCGAGGCGGTCTATGAGAGTTCGCCGCTTGGCCTGTCGGTGCTGGATACGGACCTGCGTTTTCGGCGCATCAATCGGCGTCTCGCGGAGCTGAACGGCCGCTCGGTGGCGGAGCACATCGGACGCCGCGTCGAGGAGATCGTGCCCGGCGTGGCGGAGCAGGCGGCGGCCGCGTTGCGGCAGGTCCTGGCGACAGGGCAGGCGGTCCGGGTGGAGCTGCGGGGGGCGACGCCCAGTGTGCCCGGCGAGGAGCGGATCTGGGACGAGCATTGGGCGCCGCTGCGCAACGACAAGGGAGAGATCGTGGGCTGCGTGGTCGTGGTGGAGGAGGTGACCGCACGCCGCCGGTATGAGGAGGCGGTGCGGGAGAGCGAGGAGCGGTTTCGGGCGATGGCGGACAACGTGCCGCAACTGGTCTGGATGGCGCGGCCCGATGGCCGGGTCTTCTGGTTCAACCGCCGCTGGTACGAGTTCACCGGCGCTACACCCGAGGAGATGGGCCGGGAGGAGCAGCTGGATGCATTGATGCACCCGCAGCACCGCGACCGGGTGCGGCATGGCTTCATGGCCGCGGTGGCGCAGGATCGTCCCTGGGAGGAAACGCATCCGATCCTGGGCAAGGATGGCCGTTACCGCTGGTTCCTGTCGCGCGCCGTGCCGATCAAGGACGCGGACGGCAGGACGACCCTGTGGTTTGGCACGAACACGGAGATCACCGTGCTGCGCGAAACGCAGGACGCGTTGCGCGAGGCGCAGCGCCAGGTGCGGCAGTACGCGGCGGGACTGGAGCAGACGGTGGCGGAACGCACGGCCCGGCTGCAGGAGACGGTGCAGGAGCTCGAGGCCTTCTCGTACAGCATTGCGCACGACATGCGCGCGCCGCTGCGTTCGATGATCGGGTACGCGGACATCCTGAACGAGGAGCATGGCGGCAACCTGGACGACACTGCGCGCGACTATCTGCGGCGAATCACAGTGTCCGCCCGGCGGCTCGACCGCTTGATCCAGGACGTGCTGAACTACAGCCGGATTGTCCGCGAGGAACTGCCGCTGGAGCCGGTGGACGCCGGGCAGCTCGTGCGCGAGGTGGTGGAGGGCTATCCGAACCTCGCCGCGGCGCGCGCTGCCATTGCCATTGATCCCGGGCTGCCGGCGGTGCTGGGCAACCGGGCGGCGCTCGGGCAGGTGTATTCGAACCTCCTCGACAACGCGCTGAAGTTCGTGCCCCCGGGCGTCACCCCGGCGGTGCGGGTGTACGCGGAACCGGGCGCGGCGCCGCGGGCCGACGGGCGGGGCGAGTGGGTGCGGCTGTGCGTCGAGGGCAACGGGATCGGCGTCGACCCGAAGGTGCGGGCAAGGATGTTCCAGATGTTCCAGCGGTTCACGCGCGCCGGGCTCTACGAAGGCAACGGCATGGGGCTGGCGATCGCGCGCAAGGCGGTGGACCGGATGGGCGGGGTGATTGGCGTCGAGCCCGCGGCGGAGCGCGGCACCCGGTTCTGGTTCATTCTGCCGATGGCGCCGGCGACGCCAGCGGCAGAATGGGAGTGA
- a CDS encoding insulinase family protein — translation MLSPRALLAIAVLTWCGASQAGAAETAGAAPPNFALTAGTLPNGLRYVVLPHRPPTGGIALRLLVRAGSLDERDGERGYAHFVEHMAFNGTKHFPPGRLVAFFQRLGAGFGADVNAETSFRGTTYRIDLPPAHVAQLAEALQVFRDFADGVEFAPKEVQREKSVIQSELVARNNGGWRDEVARIGHVFGGTLAPQRMPAGSPELVASADAAGLKAYYERCYRPERMTLVVVGDVGPEPVAALMRETFGTLVRAGAANVPIEPELPRQSGMQAHVIPSGVATAAVVTVSALAQPGADTLERREASMAREAVLRMLQRRLADRQRLERDRVGVATAGEDTEISGAFECWRLEAHAKAEFWTTAVTLLETELRRACVRGFSAEELREATGAMVASRREMMSLLSSFPTGGFANLLVARELARMDWRHPSQGMRETDVFVARFTLDEANATLRAMFAEPRLRLALRTRLAPPGGSEELMAAWRTSAAKPLAEEQAAGAAALTFGYDDFGAPGAVTSRRRDEELGVEQVTLGNGVRLNLRASRSEPGHFRLVARLGRGFLDVPAERPGLPVVASVLLAQADLGRNTRQEISRLFALHSLSASHRCEGVLNEVTLRLSGPTAELPFALRYVTAFLSDVKLEEARLPDAFAYYSSAHGHLFKSAADWASVQLIFRLMNGDRRLQRPPAADVMKYSFADVAGWAREHVLEGPVEVGIAGDFAEAEAVAAVAGTLGTLPTRRPAAAPTAAERLRFPRRQYQEVRREALTQQAGAVSLGWPVKAAEDPRTVQALRIGTQVLVDRLRQKLREDRGETYAPSGGVARFTLQRDMIFARVDVTASPEKTKDMAQRVFRIADDLAWGGVTEDEFERAREPLRAADEQRWQSNAWWVEAVLMYAQSVPAELDDLRVLRTASAKVTREEVNRVIAKVFHPDNAHYCGVVPLAPAAPPTTAAAK, via the coding sequence ATGCTTTCACCCCGTGCGCTCCTTGCGATCGCAGTGCTGACGTGGTGCGGCGCCAGCCAGGCGGGCGCTGCGGAGACCGCGGGTGCGGCGCCGCCGAACTTCGCGCTGACGGCGGGAACGTTGCCGAACGGGCTGCGCTATGTGGTGTTGCCGCACCGGCCGCCGACGGGAGGCATCGCGCTGCGGCTGCTGGTGCGCGCGGGTTCGCTGGATGAACGGGACGGCGAGCGGGGCTATGCGCATTTCGTCGAACACATGGCGTTCAACGGCACGAAGCACTTCCCGCCCGGCCGGCTGGTTGCGTTCTTCCAGCGGCTGGGCGCAGGGTTTGGCGCGGACGTGAACGCGGAGACTTCCTTTCGCGGGACGACCTATCGCATCGACCTGCCGCCGGCGCACGTCGCGCAGCTGGCGGAGGCGCTGCAGGTGTTTCGGGACTTTGCGGACGGCGTCGAGTTCGCACCGAAGGAGGTGCAGCGGGAGAAGAGCGTGATCCAGAGCGAGCTCGTGGCACGCAACAATGGCGGCTGGCGCGACGAGGTGGCGCGCATCGGCCATGTCTTCGGTGGAACGCTGGCGCCGCAGCGGATGCCGGCCGGAAGCCCGGAGCTGGTGGCTTCCGCCGATGCCGCGGGACTGAAGGCGTATTATGAGCGCTGTTACCGGCCCGAGCGGATGACGCTGGTGGTCGTGGGCGACGTCGGTCCGGAGCCGGTGGCCGCGCTCATGCGGGAGACCTTTGGCACCCTCGTGCGGGCGGGAGCGGCCAACGTGCCGATCGAGCCCGAGTTGCCGCGGCAAAGCGGAATGCAGGCGCACGTCATCCCGAGTGGCGTGGCCACGGCGGCGGTCGTGACGGTGTCGGCGCTGGCGCAGCCCGGCGCCGATACGCTGGAGCGGCGGGAAGCCTCAATGGCGCGGGAGGCGGTGTTGCGCATGCTGCAGCGCCGCCTCGCGGACCGGCAGCGGCTGGAACGGGATCGCGTCGGCGTGGCGACGGCCGGGGAGGACACGGAGATCAGTGGCGCCTTCGAGTGTTGGCGGCTCGAGGCGCATGCGAAGGCGGAGTTCTGGACCACCGCGGTGACGCTCCTCGAGACCGAGTTGCGGCGGGCGTGCGTGCGCGGCTTCAGCGCGGAGGAATTGCGAGAGGCGACGGGCGCGATGGTGGCGTCGCGCCGCGAAATGATGTCGCTGCTGTCGAGCTTTCCCACCGGTGGTTTTGCCAATCTCCTCGTCGCGCGAGAGCTGGCGCGGATGGACTGGCGGCATCCCAGCCAGGGCATGCGCGAGACCGACGTGTTTGTCGCGCGGTTCACTCTCGACGAGGCGAACGCGACCCTGCGCGCGATGTTTGCGGAACCCCGCCTGCGGCTCGCGTTGCGCACGCGGCTGGCGCCGCCGGGAGGCAGCGAAGAGTTGATGGCGGCCTGGCGGACCAGTGCGGCGAAGCCACTCGCCGAGGAGCAGGCGGCGGGAGCGGCGGCGCTGACGTTTGGCTACGACGATTTTGGCGCGCCCGGGGCGGTGACGAGCCGGCGGCGGGATGAGGAGCTGGGCGTCGAGCAGGTGACGCTGGGCAACGGCGTGCGCCTGAACCTGCGGGCGAGCCGCAGCGAACCCGGGCACTTCCGGCTGGTCGCGCGGCTCGGGCGGGGATTCCTGGACGTGCCGGCCGAGCGGCCGGGGCTGCCGGTGGTCGCCTCGGTGCTCCTGGCGCAGGCGGATCTCGGCCGGAATACCCGGCAGGAAATCAGCCGCCTGTTTGCACTGCACAGTCTCTCGGCTTCCCATCGCTGCGAAGGGGTGCTGAACGAGGTGACGCTGCGGCTGTCGGGCCCGACGGCCGAACTGCCATTCGCGCTGCGGTACGTCACGGCGTTCCTGAGCGATGTGAAGCTGGAGGAGGCGCGGCTGCCGGACGCGTTCGCGTATTACAGCTCGGCCCATGGCCACCTCTTCAAGTCGGCCGCGGACTGGGCGAGCGTGCAGCTGATATTCCGGCTGATGAACGGCGACCGCCGGCTCCAGCGACCGCCCGCGGCCGACGTGATGAAGTATTCCTTTGCCGACGTGGCGGGCTGGGCGCGGGAGCACGTCCTTGAAGGCCCGGTCGAGGTGGGCATCGCGGGCGACTTTGCGGAGGCGGAGGCCGTGGCGGCCGTGGCGGGGACGCTCGGGACGCTGCCGACGCGCCGGCCGGCCGCGGCACCGACCGCGGCCGAGCGGCTGCGGTTTCCGCGGCGGCAGTACCAAGAGGTCCGGCGTGAGGCGCTGACGCAGCAGGCGGGCGCGGTGAGCCTGGGCTGGCCCGTGAAGGCGGCGGAGGATCCGCGGACGGTCCAGGCGTTGCGGATTGGCACGCAGGTGCTCGTGGACCGGCTCCGGCAGAAGTTGCGCGAGGATCGCGGCGAGACCTATGCGCCCTCCGGAGGCGTGGCGCGGTTCACGCTCCAGCGCGACATGATCTTCGCCCGCGTGGACGTCACGGCGTCGCCGGAGAAGACAAAGGACATGGCGCAGCGGGTGTTTCGGATCGCGGACGACCTGGCGTGGGGTGGCGTCACCGAGGACGAGTTTGAGCGGGCGCGGGAGCCGCTGCGGGCGGCCGACGAGCAGCGCTGGCAGAGCAATGCCTGGTGGGTCGAGGCCGTGCTGATGTACGCGCAGTCCGTGCCGGCGGAGCTGGACGATCTGCGGGTGTTGCGGACGGCATCGGCGAAGGTCACGCGCGAGGAGGTGAACCGCGTGATCGCGAAGGTTTTTCACCCCGACAACGCCCACTACTGCGGAGTCGTGCCGCTGGCGCCGGCTGCGCCGCCAACGACGGCGGCAGCGAAGTGA